In a genomic window of Nostoc sp. UHCC 0870:
- a CDS encoding BON domain-containing protein has product MSWLKRIFGMEKPQNAQVNPSPQVPQAATSTATQSIPPERLGLNGEYDQSGLAKRVALAFDQDAQLNSIDSLWVAQTAGTVVLKGKVPNQEVLNKMRSVAQNVHGTTSVDTAQVTIG; this is encoded by the coding sequence ATGAGTTGGCTCAAAAGAATTTTTGGTATGGAAAAACCCCAAAACGCCCAAGTAAATCCCTCCCCCCAAGTACCGCAAGCGGCTACTTCCACTGCTACCCAATCAATTCCACCAGAACGTTTGGGGTTAAATGGAGAATATGACCAAAGTGGTTTAGCAAAGCGGGTAGCATTGGCATTTGATCAGGATGCACAACTAAATAGTATAGATTCCCTGTGGGTAGCTCAGACTGCTGGGACTGTAGTGTTGAAAGGCAAAGTTCCTAACCAAGAAGTTCTCAACAAAATGAGGTCTGTAGCCCAAAATGTACACGGTACTACATCTGTTGATACTGCTCAAGTTACCATTGGCTAG
- the infC gene encoding translation initiation factor IF-3 has translation MPVIEKKRTRDLPQINERIRFPKIRVIDTDGSQLGILTPQEALQLAEDKELDLVLLSDKADPPVCRIMDYGKYKFEQEKKAREARKKQHTADVKEVKMRYKIEEHDYNVRVKQAERFLKDGDKVKATVMFRGREIQHSDLAETLLKRMATDLEPFGEVQQAPKKEGRNMMMLISPKK, from the coding sequence ATGCCTGTGATTGAGAAAAAAAGAACTCGCGATCTGCCCCAAATTAACGAAAGAATTCGCTTCCCCAAAATTCGAGTCATTGACACTGACGGCTCTCAGCTAGGAATTCTGACTCCCCAGGAAGCTCTGCAACTAGCAGAAGACAAGGAGCTTGATCTAGTGCTGCTCAGTGACAAGGCCGATCCGCCAGTATGTCGGATTATGGACTATGGGAAATATAAGTTTGAGCAGGAGAAGAAAGCGCGGGAAGCCCGGAAAAAGCAGCACACAGCCGATGTGAAAGAAGTTAAGATGCGTTACAAGATAGAAGAACACGACTACAATGTGCGTGTTAAGCAAGCAGAACGCTTCTTGAAAGATGGTGATAAAGTCAAGGCGACTGTGATGTTCCGGGGGCGAGAGATTCAACACAGTGACTTAGCAGAAACCTTACTCAAGCGGATGGCTACAGATTTAGAGCCATTCGGTGAAGTACAACAAGCACCTAAAAAGGAAGGGCGCAACATGATGATGCTGATTTCGCCCAAGAAATAA
- the ilvN gene encoding acetolactate synthase small subunit, with product MKHTLSVLVEDEAGVLSRIASLFARRGFNIESLAVGSGEQGGVSRITMVVPGDDRVIEQLTKQLYKLVNVLKVQDITETPCVERELMLLKVNATSSNRSEVIELAQIFRARVVDVAEDSLTLEVVGDPGKMVAIVQVLQKFGIREIARTGKIALTRESGVNTELLKSLEAKAS from the coding sequence ATGAAACATACCCTTTCAGTTTTGGTAGAAGATGAGGCGGGGGTTCTCTCCCGCATTGCTAGTTTGTTTGCGCGTCGTGGCTTTAATATCGAAAGCCTCGCAGTTGGTTCGGGTGAGCAGGGGGGAGTTTCCCGCATTACGATGGTTGTACCTGGTGACGATCGCGTAATTGAACAGCTCACTAAACAACTATACAAGTTGGTCAATGTCCTCAAGGTGCAGGATATTACAGAAACCCCTTGTGTAGAGCGAGAATTGATGCTTTTGAAGGTGAACGCTACTAGCAGCAACCGTTCTGAAGTCATCGAACTAGCTCAGATATTCCGGGCGCGTGTAGTAGATGTAGCAGAAGATTCCCTGACTTTAGAAGTTGTGGGCGATCCTGGTAAGATGGTGGCGATCGTGCAGGTGCTACAAAAGTTTGGGATTAGGGAAATTGCTCGCACTGGCAAAATTGCCCTGACTCGTGAATCTGGTGTAAATACTGAGTTGCTCAAGTCTTTGGAAGCCAAGGCTTCCTGA
- a CDS encoding tetratricopeptide repeat protein: protein MSSSKKPLQHSQVNSAELGQFITINQESFAELLTFIDFAEKFTLGFVEVNFPPDVDLLIAALQNNPECENIQFFIVNSQDANLRFLRDEIVQRLAHIQVEANKKLVLIVRGLENAIGVFGDYPPVLQDLNFVRDAYKRSVPHPILFILPDYAITRLAKFAPDFWAWRSGIFRFKTPNKTIENAISQTQNSEIIDRLEPPEKQERIDILHRLLMEHNPTGQQPTEGSLRSYSNILHQLGRAYLSQIKPEKAREYLEAAKKIAENFQDGLFQSEVINTLGDTYSQERQFETAIKYYEESLLISRQIENRRRENIALLKIGNAYLKLRKFSEATTFYQQCLNIYQEIGDRLSQARTYHNLGSVAQELREWEQAKTYYQQALDIFIEYGDRLSQARTYHNLGMVAQELREWEQAKTYYQQALDIKIEYSDRLSQARTYHQLGIVAQELREWEQAKTYYQQALDIFIEYGDRLSQASTYGQLGILTQELRKWEQAKTYYQQALDIFIEFSDRLSQASTYHQLGKVAQELREWEQAKTYYQQALDIKLEFGDRLSQASTYGQLGILTQELREWEQAKTYYQQALDIFIEYSDRLSQARTYNNLGSVAQQLREWEQAKTYYQQALDIKIEFGDRYSQASTYYQLGQVAKEWGEIEQAKTYYLEDLQITFEFNDEHDLGLSISNLASFYQATQDESLLQAVANILGMTVEEVRERFERVSE, encoded by the coding sequence ATGAGTTCTTCCAAAAAGCCCTTGCAGCACTCACAAGTCAATAGTGCAGAACTTGGGCAATTTATCACAATTAATCAAGAATCTTTTGCTGAGTTACTGACTTTTATAGACTTTGCAGAAAAGTTTACACTTGGTTTTGTGGAAGTTAACTTTCCACCAGATGTAGACTTATTAATTGCAGCGTTGCAAAATAACCCAGAATGTGAAAATATTCAATTTTTTATTGTCAATTCTCAGGATGCTAATCTGCGATTTTTGCGAGATGAAATTGTCCAAAGATTAGCTCATATTCAGGTAGAAGCGAATAAAAAGTTAGTCTTGATTGTCAGAGGCTTAGAAAATGCTATTGGTGTTTTTGGTGACTACCCGCCAGTTTTACAAGACTTAAATTTTGTGCGGGATGCTTATAAAAGAAGTGTACCTCATCCCATATTATTTATTCTGCCAGACTATGCCATCACGCGCCTAGCTAAATTTGCACCTGATTTTTGGGCTTGGCGTTCAGGAATATTTCGCTTTAAAACACCAAATAAAACTATAGAAAACGCTATTAGTCAGACTCAAAATAGTGAGATCATAGATAGATTAGAACCGCCAGAAAAGCAAGAACGAATAGATATATTACACCGTCTGTTAATGGAACATAACCCAACTGGGCAACAGCCAACAGAAGGTAGTCTCCGCAGCTATAGTAATATTTTACATCAGCTAGGGCGTGCTTATTTGAGCCAGATAAAGCCAGAAAAAGCTAGAGAATATTTAGAAGCAGCCAAAAAGATTGCTGAGAATTTTCAAGACGGATTATTCCAATCAGAAGTTATTAATACATTAGGTGATACTTACTCTCAAGAAAGGCAATTTGAAACAGCAATCAAGTATTATGAAGAATCATTGTTGATTTCTAGACAGATAGAAAATCGCCGCCGTGAAAATATTGCATTATTGAAGATAGGTAATGCTTATTTAAAATTGAGAAAATTTTCAGAAGCTACTACCTTTTATCAGCAGTGTTTAAACATTTACCAAGAGATAGGCGATCGCTTAAGCCAAGCCCGCACCTACCACAACTTGGGAAGTGTAGCCCAAGAATTAAGGGAATGGGAACAGGCCAAAACCTATTATCAACAAGCTTTGGATATCTTTATTGAATATGGCGATCGCTTAAGCCAAGCCCGCACATACCACAACTTGGGAATGGTAGCCCAAGAATTAAGGGAATGGGAACAAGCCAAAACCTATTATCAACAAGCTTTGGATATCAAAATTGAATATAGCGATCGCTTAAGCCAAGCCCGCACATACCACCAGTTGGGAATCGTAGCCCAAGAATTAAGGGAATGGGAACAAGCCAAAACCTATTATCAACAAGCTTTGGATATCTTTATTGAATATGGCGATCGCTTAAGCCAAGCCAGCACCTACGGACAGTTAGGAATACTAACCCAAGAATTAAGGAAATGGGAACAAGCCAAAACCTATTATCAACAAGCTTTAGATATCTTTATTGAATTTAGTGATCGCTTAAGCCAAGCCAGCACATACCACCAGTTGGGAAAAGTAGCCCAAGAATTAAGGGAATGGGAACAAGCCAAAACCTATTATCAACAAGCTTTAGATATCAAACTTGAATTTGGCGATCGCTTAAGCCAAGCCAGCACCTACGGACAGTTAGGAATACTAACCCAAGAATTAAGGGAATGGGAACAAGCCAAAACTTATTATCAACAAGCTTTGGATATCTTTATTGAATATAGCGATCGCTTAAGCCAAGCCCGCACCTACAATAATTTGGGAAGTGTAGCCCAGCAATTAAGGGAATGGGAACAAGCCAAAACCTATTATCAACAGGCTTTGGATATCAAAATTGAATTTGGCGATCGTTATAGCCAAGCTAGTACCTACTACCAACTTGGTCAGGTTGCAAAGGAATGGGGAGAGATAGAACAAGCCAAAACCTATTACCTGGAAGATTTACAGATTACGTTTGAGTTTAATGACGAACATGATTTAGGTCTTTCGATCAGCAATCTGGCTAGTTTTTATCAAGCTACCCAAGATGAGAGTCTATTGCAAGCGGTGGCTAATATTTTGGGGATGACGGTGGAAGAAGTCAGGGAAAGGTTTGAGAGGGTGTCTGAATGA
- a CDS encoding alpha/beta fold hydrolase produces the protein MAIAVHWQERVGNQRDWVWRGWQIRYTYIRASQNHQKTTPLILLHGFGASIGHWRHNLEALSEHHTVYALDMLGFGGSEKAPANYSIELWVEQVYEFWQAFIRQPVVLVGNSNGSLVSLAAAAAHPDMVKGIVMMSLPDPSLEQEAIPPILRPLVKTIKNIVASPLVLKPVFYFVRQPSVLRRWASLAYANPEAITDELIDILAGPPQDRGSARAFSALFKAAIAINFSPSVKALLPNIKIPMLLIWGQKDRFVPPILASRFAQYNERLQILNLEDVGHCPHDECPEQVNQAILNWIDQSLQDGGI, from the coding sequence ATGGCGATCGCAGTACACTGGCAAGAAAGAGTTGGGAATCAAAGGGACTGGGTATGGCGTGGTTGGCAAATTCGTTATACCTATATTCGCGCCAGTCAAAATCACCAAAAAACAACGCCTCTGATTTTATTACACGGTTTTGGTGCTTCTATTGGTCATTGGCGACATAACTTAGAAGCATTAAGCGAACATCACACAGTTTATGCTCTCGATATGCTCGGTTTTGGGGGTTCAGAAAAAGCTCCCGCCAACTACAGTATAGAACTATGGGTAGAGCAGGTATATGAGTTTTGGCAAGCTTTTATCCGTCAACCAGTGGTATTAGTGGGCAATTCCAATGGTTCTCTAGTTTCCTTAGCCGCCGCCGCAGCTCATCCAGATATGGTAAAAGGGATTGTCATGATGAGTTTACCTGACCCATCATTAGAGCAAGAAGCTATTCCGCCTATTCTGCGTCCTTTGGTGAAGACAATCAAAAATATTGTCGCTTCTCCACTAGTGTTAAAGCCTGTATTTTACTTTGTGCGTCAACCCAGTGTATTACGTCGCTGGGCTAGTTTGGCTTATGCGAATCCCGAAGCAATTACTGACGAACTGATAGATATTTTAGCTGGGCCTCCCCAAGATAGGGGTTCAGCCCGTGCTTTTAGTGCATTATTTAAAGCTGCGATCGCTATTAATTTTAGTCCAAGTGTGAAAGCACTGTTACCAAATATCAAAATTCCCATGTTACTAATTTGGGGACAAAAAGACCGCTTTGTCCCGCCTATACTAGCCAGTCGATTTGCTCAATATAATGAACGGCTACAAATACTTAACTTAGAAGATGTAGGTCATTGTCCCCATGATGAATGTCCAGAGCAAGTCAACCAAGCCATTTTAAACTGGATTGATCAATCTCTTCAAGATGGAGGGATTTAG
- a CDS encoding P-loop NTPase fold protein, whose translation MAIPNFQRANTLKSAFQACSVEPLEGEDIEKYYVDLSAVRKTSAVDNVSTLLEFQEPSDFTTILFTGHRGCGKSTELKRIQTLWQENYHVIYLEVNEETDINDANYTDLYLIVIKQVEYELRKLGLNFDKALLQNFESWFKEITQETEESVEKSVSIEGEATLQPQAPFIAKLMVKLLAQIKGSDKQKTTIRQTLEKDLSRLKADINLLLGDAYVKLRKKFPEFKGLLIIFDNLDRVPPAVADHLFFDYAAQLQELHCTIIYTVPISILCSPKNPLCQFDGNPHIVPMVNIYEFERDVCNLNYNQAGLDAVASLIEKRVDVDAVFVSRQELLELTKASGGHVRQLMQMMRSACQTASTKKHPKITAEDVEYAIKQQQFGFERFIPEEHYQHLAQVCINKDVSKDEIGQLMLFNTSVLEYNGNKRWNYPNPVVKQNEFFQKALAALTSQ comes from the coding sequence ATGGCCATACCTAATTTTCAACGTGCTAATACTCTGAAATCAGCCTTTCAAGCTTGTAGCGTTGAACCCTTAGAAGGTGAAGATATAGAAAAATACTATGTCGATTTATCCGCAGTCCGCAAAACTTCAGCAGTGGATAATGTTAGTACACTTCTAGAGTTTCAAGAACCCTCAGACTTTACCACAATTCTATTTACTGGGCATCGTGGGTGTGGTAAAAGTACAGAGCTAAAACGTATTCAAACGCTTTGGCAAGAAAATTATCATGTTATTTATTTAGAAGTAAATGAAGAAACAGATATTAATGATGCTAACTATACAGATTTATATTTAATAGTTATCAAGCAAGTAGAATATGAGTTAAGAAAATTAGGCTTAAATTTTGATAAAGCATTATTACAAAATTTTGAATCTTGGTTTAAAGAAATTACTCAAGAGACAGAAGAAAGTGTAGAAAAATCTGTCAGCATTGAGGGAGAAGCAACCCTCCAACCACAAGCACCATTTATCGCAAAATTAATGGTGAAATTGCTAGCGCAGATTAAAGGTTCTGATAAACAAAAAACTACAATTCGCCAAACTTTAGAAAAAGACTTATCACGCCTGAAGGCAGATATTAACCTATTACTGGGTGATGCTTACGTTAAACTTAGAAAAAAATTTCCTGAGTTTAAAGGCTTACTGATTATTTTTGATAACCTAGATAGAGTTCCCCCTGCGGTTGCAGATCATTTATTTTTTGACTACGCAGCTCAGTTACAAGAACTCCACTGTACAATTATTTATACAGTACCAATTTCTATTCTTTGTTCACCCAAAAATCCCCTATGTCAGTTTGATGGGAATCCTCATATTGTGCCAATGGTGAATATCTATGAATTTGAACGTGATGTCTGCAATTTAAACTACAATCAAGCCGGATTAGATGCGGTTGCTAGTTTGATAGAGAAGCGCGTAGATGTTGATGCTGTATTTGTATCTCGCCAAGAATTGCTAGAGTTAACTAAAGCTAGTGGTGGTCATGTCCGTCAACTTATGCAGATGATGCGGAGTGCTTGTCAAACTGCTAGCACTAAAAAACATCCCAAAATTACTGCTGAAGATGTGGAATATGCTATCAAACAACAGCAATTTGGTTTTGAAAGATTTATCCCTGAAGAACATTATCAACATTTAGCGCAAGTGTGCATCAATAAAGACGTGAGCAAAGATGAAATTGGTCAATTGATGCTGTTTAACACTTCAGTCTTAGAGTACAACGGCAATAAACGTTGGAATTACCCCAATCCCGTGGTAAAACAAAATGAGTTCTTCCAAAAAGCCCTTGCAGCACTCACAAGTCAATAG